From the genome of Vespa crabro chromosome 24, iyVesCrab1.2, whole genome shotgun sequence, one region includes:
- the LOC124432258 gene encoding protein crumbs isoform X2 has product MQARYVVAVLTSLLAITHEAPQDVRRKDAEDHPREAYFNGSAFLKLNSFVSVHRHSGLSFRTCEGGRLFVQRYKDDSISLEVTHDGLLFVAIVDQQVHEARLNARLLNNAWHNVNLFFRLGNLTLSTAGHTQVIANATYNAAILTLPDYNVNDSLIVGESFRGCILQGPGILFNESINNGAVFGPCPSDNRGCSPCLNSPCRNGGICIEDKKGDFTCNCQPGYTGASCESQLGVRLCEESPCKNNGICLALTDNEYKCECLPGWTGKNCETNINECLSYPCKHGGRCIDGINNYTCICDRTGYEGSNCQIDIDECLAKPCLNNGICYDNYGGYICHCPAGFEGQNCELNLNECLSNPCANGGECIDDVGSYHCVCPASYTGRHCDSRSVCEIDSCPSNSICIRDSHGEQCVCNPGYMGIPPNCTINYCASNPCINGGTCTSNRDGYNCTCTPEWKGATCSTSVSDWCTICHNGGTCIETVFGIMCQCPRFWTGTQCKEQITCRNLPCKQASACHDYPGGYYCTCEPGWTGPECSIDMDECSSDPCRNGGICIDQLNSYYCQCLAGYTGKNCQINVDECLSQPCQNGGTCIDRINEYTCNCTKDFMGQNCEREFDACSLNPCQNNGSCTLISRSRRDFVCECPRGFEGKICDVNVDDCVDVICPDDKICVDGIASYECKCREGYRDPNCTLIVYHCAGKPCNNGTCIDLGDDGFECKCHPGFQGLFCDQDVNECETQGNSLCNNGICLNTEGSYKCFCIPGFSGDHCDIDIDECLGGPCLNNATCIDRINTFECKCPPGYAGKICDTDVNECESDPCLNGATCIDEVAAYTCNCAPGFRGTNCEINIDDCEPLPCYNYGRCMDGVNDYTCDCTDTGFEGTRCEKNIDDCLSAPCVNDAICIDDIKNYKCQCYSGYTGKNCEIDINECESSPCQFNGTCLERSNKELYKSEAFNLPSIFTQDFSYANASGYECLCVQGVTGKNCEMNINECESNPCQAGSCVDRIGGFTCECDEGYEGDHCQHDIDECKRYTPCVHGVCTDGRADYFCTCEPEYGGKNCSVELTGCLGNACQNGGTCWPYLIDEKIHKFNCTCPNGFHGEICNYVTTMSLSGSSYVLVNTTREEGYDIQFRFRTTLPNGLLAIGKGLTFYILELVNGKLNLHSSLLNKWEGVFIGSGLNDSSWQKVFVAINTTHLVLSANEEQTIYPISLNEGSNSNHTSFPMTYVGGTTNYLRRLTHGPSFFIGCTEDVVINGEWVYSGTTSKTVYMEGIEPGCPREAQCSPNPCKNGGHCTDGWRDFSCKCERPYLGHTCQYNMTAATFGFENITNGYVTVKVSDMARKAVRSIVDISMFIRTRQDRGDIFYLGSEPAPQMDSKSQDKTYIAAQLEGGELLVRIQFNGTEAYTVGGVKLNDGNNHLIQVIRNVTLVQVKINGTEYFRKTISTSGQLNVTVLYLGGLPQASRYIRQVDSRQMEIQQVPQINFKGIIQDVQISNGNEIMVVEFFPLKAKDIPTPTQFGNVTFDHDKVLEGVLSDNVCISNPCNHSGTCHVTWNDFWCQCPRGYTGKTCQEMEFCQLQDCPAGSKCQNLDDGYECIANATFDGVSTSFTYVYDQMEMEERNESDTTIDTIRITYRSNTGGTLMHMAPRVGDQHFTVSVYKDEITVSWRLDDQNRGILSFGKNEPDGNWTSIILRLNNNSMECTYANTNDENAPQVSPNFNFALWYELLITGTVTLGGLSNALSNRHTYVTLDNNNQATNRKAIKQNTVDLSDYVLTTTTPPHHMVSGEVFKGCLGEVRIGSMLLHYFTYEEVYQNANFTPFEYLSLQNHNSSNNIGCQLCFDIDCMNDGHCRNKTNSYVCDCPAGYAEDDCSVNIDECIDNKCQNNATCVDGIATYTCICNSGWQGRLCDSDINECVTLSPCQHDGVCVNKPGSFRCECPDQFVGELCENFRLITCQSEPCKNGSTCTDIVNSKTGDNYTCTCMTGFEGTQCDLPYCQVQKCQNGGTCDLLHQAPQCMCLLGYTGLYCEINIDDCAPDADGNVPCKNDGKCYDKVNEFTCDCLDTGYTGPDCSIDVDECQNPLTDCGYGKCENLLGTYQCICNPGYCGYNCRMGDPCREDHCQNGGTCECGNNGEYQCACTPEYTGKNCTESGQLGSQAFNIAIIVGPIVGCLFLIAAGSLIALFMMARKKRATRGTYSPSAQEFSNPRVEMDNVMKPPPEERLI; this is encoded by the exons TATTGACCAGCCTATTGGCGATCACACACGAAGCACCACAGGACGTACGCCGGAAGGATGCCGAAGATCATCCACGGGAGGCATATTTCAATGGATCAGCTTTTCTGAAGTTAAATTCCTTCGTGTCCGTGCACAGGCATAGCGGCTTGAGTTTTCGAACCTGCGAAGGTGGGAGGCTCTTTGTTCAAAGGTACAAAGACGACTCCATAAGTCTCGAGGTCACGCACGATGGACTTCTCTTCGTTGCAATCGTAGATCAGCAAGTCCACGAAGCAAGACTCAACGCTAGATTACTAAACAATGCCTGGCATAATGTCAATCTCTTCTTCAGACTTGGAAATCTTACTTTGAGTACAGCTGGTCATACGCAG GTTATCGCAAATGCCACATACAATGCTGCAATTTTAACTCTGCCGGATTACAACGTTAACGATTCGCTGATAGTCGGTGAAAGTTTTCGAGGATGCATTCTTCAGGGTCCTGGTATACTTTTCAACGAATCTATCAACAATGGAGCTGTATTTGGGCCTTGTCCTTCGGACAACAGAGGAT GTTCACCGTGCTTGAATAGTCCGTGCCGAAACGGTGGAATCTGCATCGAAGACAAAAAGGGTGACTTTACTTGCAACTGTCAGCCCGGATACACAGGTGCATCTTGCGAGTCGCAATTGGGTGTACGACTTTGCGAGGAAAGTCCTTGCAAAAATAACGGCATTTGTTTGGCACTCACTGACAACGAATACAAATGCGAATGCTTGCCAGGATGGACAGGGAAAAATTGTGAGACCAATATTAACGAATGCCTGTCTTATCCCTGCAAACACGGTGGTCGTTGCATAGATGGGATCAATAACTACACTTGCATATGCGATAGAACAGg ATATGAAGGATCAAATTGCCAGATAGATATCGACGAATGCCTCGCTAAACCGTGTCTTAACAATGGCATATgttacgataattacggtgGCTATATATGTCACTGTCCAGCCGGTTTCGAGGGTCAGAATTGTGAGTTGAACCTGAACGAATGTCTGTCGAATCCATGTGCTAACGGAGGCGAATGCATAGACGACGTTGGCTCTTATCACTGCGTATGCCCAGCCAGTTACACTGGCCGTCATTGTGATTCGAGAAGTGTCTGTGAAATTGATTCATGTCCATCAAACAGTATCTGCATCAGGGATTCTCACGGAGAACAGTGCGTTTGCAATCCTGGATATATGGGGATTCCACCAAACTGTACTATCAACTATTGTGCCAGTAATCCTTGCATTAATGGCGGTACCTGTACCAGTAACAGAGACGGATACAATTGCACCTGTACACCCGAATGGAAAG GTGCAACGTGTTCGACATCAGTTTCGGATTGGTGCACGATATGTCACAATGGTGGTACATGCATTGAAACAGTCTTTGGCATCATGTGCCAATGTCCACGATTTTGGACGGGAACGCAGTGCAAGGAACAGATTACATGTCGTAATCTACCTTGCAAACAGGCTTCCGCTTGCCACGATTAT CCTGGAGGCTATTATTGCACCTGCGAACCAGGATGGACAGGACCAGAGTGTTCCATTGACATGGATGAATGCTCTAGCGATCCTTGCCGAAATGGTGGTATATGCATCGATCAACTCAACAGTTATTACTGCCAATGTTTGGCTGGTTACACTG GAAAGAACTGTCAGATCAACGTGGACGAATGTCTCTCTCAACCATGCCAAAATGGTGGCACATGCATCGATCGTATTAACGAATACACGTGTAATTGTACGAAAGATTTCATGGGCCAGAATTGTGAACGAGAATTCGATGCTTGTTCCTTGAATCCGTGTCAAAATAATGGAAGTTGTACTCTTATATCAAGATCAAGACGAGATTTCGTTTGCGAATGCCCGAGAGGATTCGAAGGTAAAATTTGCGACGTAAACGTTGATGACTGCGTGGACGTGATATGTCCAGATGATAAGATATGCGTCGACGGTATCGCCAGTTATGAGTGCAAATGCCGCGAAGGATACAGAGATCCAAATTGTACCCTTATCGTTTATCATTGCGCCGGAAAGCCGTGTAACAATGGTACCTGCATCGATTTAGGTGACGACGGATTCGAATGCAAATGTCATCCTGGTTTTCAAG GTTTATTCTGTGATCAGGACGTCAATGAATGCGAGACTCAAGGTAACTCCTTGTGTAACAATGGCATATGCTTGAACACCGAAGGAAGTTACAAATGTTTCTGCATACCTGGCTTCTCCGGTGATCATTGTGACATAGATATTGACGAGTGTCTTGGCGGACCCTGTTTGAATAACGCCACTTGCATCGATCGAATCAATACGTTCGAATGTAAATGTCCACCTGGTTATGCCGGGAAGATATGCGACACCGATGTTAACGAATGCGAGAGTGATCCTTGCTTGAATGGTGCGACCTGCATAGACGAAGTCGCAGCTTACACTTGTAATTGCGCACCTGGATTCCGTGGAACTAATTGCGAGATTAATATTGACGATTGCGAGCCACTGCCATGTTACAATTACGGTAGATGCATGGACGGTGTAAATGATTATACGTGTGACTGTACCGACACTGGCTTCGAGGGTACGAGATGTGAAAAAAACATAGACGATTGTTTATCCGCTCCGTGTGTCAACGATGCCATTTGCATCGACGATATAAAGAACTACAAATGCCAATGTTATTCCGGTTACACCGGCAAAAACTGTGAAATAGATATAAACGAATGCGAAAGTTCACCCTGCCAATTTAACGGTACTTGCCTCGAGAGATCAAATAAAGAATTGTACAAAAGCGAGGCATTTAATTTACCCTCCATATTCACTCAAGATTTCAGTTATGCCAACGCGAGCGG ATACGAATGTTTATGCGTCCAAGGAGTTACGGGTAAAAATTGCGAAATGAACATAAACGAGTGCGAGAGCAATCCTTGTCAGGCTGGTAGCTGCGTCGATCGCATTGGTGGATTCACTTGTGAATGTGACGAAGGTTACGAGGGTGATCATTGCCAGCATGACATCGACGAATGCAAAAGATACACCCCTTGCGTCCACGGTGTCTGTACCGATGGTAGAGCTGACTATTTTTGCACTTGCGAACCCGAATACGGCGGAAAGAATTGCTCCGTTGAATTAACAGGCTGTTTGGGTAATGCCTGTCAGAACGGCGGTACCTGTTGGCCATATctaatcgatgaaaaaattCACAAATTCAATTGCACCTGTCCAAACGGTTTCCACGGTGAAATATGTAATTAT GTGACCACCATGTCATTGAGCGGCAGTTCATATGTTCTTGTGAACACAACTCGCGAGGAAGGATACGATATTCAATTTCGTTTTCGAACTACGCTACCAAACGGTTTGTTGGCCATTGGAAAGGGTTTAACGTTTTACATTCTTGAACTCGTCAATGGCAAACTCAATCTACATTCGAGCCTTTTGAATAAGTGGGAAGGCGTCTTCATTGGTAGCGGTTTAAATGATTCTTCCTGGCAAAAAGTTTTCGTAGCTATCAATACCACACATTTGGTTTTATCGGCTAACGAAGAACAAACGATATATCCCATCAGTCTCAACGAAGGATCTAACTCCAATCACACATCTTTCCCGATGACGTACGTCGGTGGTACCACTAACTATCTCCGAAGACTTACGCATGGCCCGTCTTTCTTTATAGGCTGTACCGAGGACGTCGTTATTAATGGAGAATGG gTATATTCAGGGACAACATCTAAGACGGTCTATATGGAAGGTATCGAGCCTGGGTGTCCACGTGAAGCACAATGTTCACCGAATCCTTGTAAAAATGGAGGCCATTGTACCGACGGTTGGCGGGATTTCTCTTGCAAGTGCGAACGACCGTATTTAGGTCACACGTGCCAGTACAATATGACGGCTGCCACATTTGGTTTTGAGAACATCACTAATGGTTACGTCACGGTTAAAGTATCCGATATGGCGAGGAAAGCGGTTAGATCGATCGTAGATATTTCAATGTTCATACGGACGAGACAGGATAGAGGCGACATATTCTATTTAGGATCTGAACCGGCTCCACAAATGGACTCAAAGTCTCAGGACAAGACGTATATTGCGGCACAATTAGAAGGAGGAGAATTACTCGTTAGAATTCAATTTAATGGTACCGAGGCGTATACGGTAGGTGGTGTTAAATTAAACGACGGAAACAACCATCTGATACAAGTTATCAGGAATGTAACGTTGGTGCAAGTGAAAATTAACGGTACCGAATACTTTCGCAAAACCATTAGCACTTCAGGACAATTAAACGTTACTGTACTTTATTTGGGCGGTTTACCGCAAGCATCGAGATATATACGACAAGTCGATAGTCGTCAAATGGAAATTCAACAAGTACcgcaaataaatttcaaaggaATAATACAGGACGTACAGATATCTAATGGCAACGAGATAATGGTCGTCGAATTCTTCCCTTTGAAG GCAAAAGACATACCGACACCGACGCAATTTGGCAACGTAACTTTCGACCATGACAAAGTTTTGGAAGGCGTATTGTCCGACAACGTGTGTATCAGTAATCCTTGTAACCACAGCGGTACCTGCCACGTTACGTGGAATGATTTCTGGTGTCAGTGTCCACGAGGTTATACTGGCAAAACTTGCCAAGAAATGGAATTTTGCCAACTCCAAGACTGTCCGGCTGGTTCTAAATGTCAGAATCTCGACGATGGTTATGAATGTATAGCTAATGCGACATTCGATGGCGTCAGTACGTCGTTCACTTACGTTTACGATCAAATGGAAATGGAAGAAAGGAATGAGTCCGACACTACTATCGATACTATCCGAATAACGTATCGATCGAATACTGGCGGCACTCTGATGCACATGGCGCCTCGCGTAGGTGATCAACACTTTACCGTGTCCGTTTACAAAGACGAAATCACAGTTTCCTGGAGACTAGATGATCAGAATCGTGGTATCCTCAGTTTCGGTAAGAACGAACCCGACGGGAACTGGACGTCCATAATACTACGACTAAATAACAATTCTATGGAGTGCACTTATGCAAACACGAACGACGAAAACGCGCCCCAAGTTAGTCCGAATTTCAACTTTGCACTGTGGTACGAATTGTTGATCACTGGTACGGTCACTCTAGGTGGATTAAGCAATGCTCTCTCTAATCGACATACTTACGTTActctcgataataataatcaagctACGAATAGAAAAGCCATTAAACAAAATACTGTTGATCTCAGCGATTACGTTCTGACTACTACTACGCCACCCCATCACATGGTATCAG GAGAAGTATTTAAAGGTTGCCTCGGTGAAGTAAGAATCGGCAGCATGTTATTGCATTATTTTACTTACGAAGAGGTATATCAAAACGCCAACTTTACACCATTTGAATATCTATCTCTACAAAATCATAACTCGAGTAATAATATCGGTTGCCAATTATGCTTCGATATTGATTGTATGAATGATGGTCATTGTCGTAACAAAACCAATAGCTACGTATGCGATTGTCCAGCGGGCTATGCCGAGGATGATTGTTCTGTCAATATCGACGAGTGTATCGACAATAAATGCCAAAATAATGCGACTTGCGTCGATGGTATTGCTACTTATACCTGCATTTGTAACAGTGGCTGGCAGGGACGGCT atgcgacagcgatattaacgagtGTGTGACTCTTAGTCCGTGCCAGCATGACGGTGTTTGCGTTAATAAACCTGGATCTTTTCGTTGCGAATGTCCCGATCAGTTTGTCGGTGAGCTCTGCGAAAATTTTCGACTGATTACGTGTCAAAGCGAACCTTGCAAAAACGGTTCCACATGTACGGACATTGTAAATTCAAAGACAGGAGATAATTACACTTGTACTTGTATGACTGGTTTCGAGGGCACTCAATGCGACTTACCCTATTGTCAAGTTCAAAAGTGTCAAAACGGCGGCACGTGTGACCTCCTACATCAG gCCCCTCAATGTATGTGCCTACTTGGTTACACGGGACTTTACtgtgaaataaatatagacgATTGTGCACCAGACGCGGATGGTAACGTGCCGTGTAAAAATGACGGTAAATGTTACGACAAAGTGAACGAATTTACCTGCGATTGCTTAGACACCGGTTATACAGGACCAGATTGTTCTATAGACGTGGATGAATGTCAAAATCCGTTGACTGATTGTGGATACGGGAAGTGTGAAAACTTGCTTGGTACTTATCAATGTATTTGTAATCCTGGATACTGTGGATACAACTGTAGAATGGGTGACCCTTGTAGagaa GATCATTGCCAAAATGGAGGGACGTGTGAGTGCGGAAATAATGGTGAATATCAGTGTGCTTGTACGCCAGAGTATACTGGAAAAAATTGTACAGAg TCTGGACAGCTTGGAAGTCAAGCATtcaatatcgctattatcgtaggGCCAATTGTTGGTTGTTTATTTCTCATCGCGGCAGGTTCATTAATAGCATTATTTATGATGGCTAGAAAGAAACGTGCCACTCGTGGTACGTACAGCCCAAGCGCTCAAGAATTTAGTAATCCGCGAGTGGAGATGGATAACGTAATGAAACCTCCACCGGAGGAAAGACTGATTTGA